In Rhinatrema bivittatum chromosome 17, aRhiBiv1.1, whole genome shotgun sequence, one genomic interval encodes:
- the DHCR7 gene encoding 7-dehydrocholesterol reductase isoform X1 translates to MTDDPKSSGPRKSHKNNSDGEKTDQGQWGRAWEVDCFSLASVIFLLQFAPLIVYYFVMSCDQHQCALTGPVTELYTGTLHLSDIWNRIQPLTWRAVNIYTVWVAWQVFLYMAVPDLCHKFLPGYAGGIQEGARTPAGVINQYEINGLQAWIITHLLWFANAYYFHWFSPTIVFDNWIPLFWCANILGYAVSTFAMIKAYIFPTDARDCKFTGNFFYDFMMGIEFNPRIGKWFDFKLFFNGRPGIVAWTIINLSYAAKQQELYGQVTNSMILINVLQGIYVLDFFWNEAWYLKTIDICHDHFGWYLGWGDCVWLPYLYTLQGLYLVYNPVQLSPANAVGVLFLGLLGYYIFRMTNHQKDLFRRTNGHCKIWGRKPEYIECSYTSADGQRHYSKLLISGFWGLARHFNYTGDLLCSLSYCLTCGFEHILPYFYITYMSILLIHRCVRDEHRCSGKYGKDWKRYTTAVPYRLLPGVF, encoded by the exons ATGACTGACGATCCAAAATCAAGTGGACCCAGAAAAAGTCATAAAAATAATTCAGATGGTGAAAAAACTGATCAAGGGCAGTGGGGAAGAGCCTG GGAAGTGGACTGCTTTTCTTTGGCAAGTGTCATCTTCCTGCTTCAGTTTGCACCCCTGATTGTATACTACTTTGTCATGTCGTGCGATCAGCATCAGTGTGCGCTGACTGGACCTGTCACCGAGCTCTACACGGGGACCTTGCACCTCTCTGACATCTGGAACAGGATTCAGCCGCTCACCTGGAGAGCTGTAAACATCTATACTGTTTGGGTCGCTTGGCAG GTCTTTCTGTACATGGCTGTCCCTGATCTTTGCCACAAATTCCTCCCAGGATATGCCGGAGGAATCCAGGAAGGAGCTCGTACCCCTGCTG GTGTAATAAACCAGTATGAAATCAATGGACTTCAAGCCTGGATAATCACTCATCTCCTCTGGTTTGCCAATGCTTACTATTTCCACTGGTTCTCTCCGACTATCGTCTTTGACAACTGGATACCGCTCTTCTGGTGTGCGAACATTCTGGGCTACGCGGTTTCCACTTTTGCTATGATAAAAGCTTACATTTTCCCCACTGATGCAAGAGACTG caaaTTCACAGGTAATTTCTTCTATGACTTTATGATGGGGATTGAATTTAACCCTCGAATTGGAAAGTGGTTTGATTTCAAGTTATTTTTCAATGGCCGTCCTGGTATCGTAGCCTGGACTATAATTAATCTGTCGTATGCTGCCAAACAGCAGGAGCTGTATGGCCAGGTCACCAACTCCATGATCCTCATCAACGTCCTGCAG GGTATCTATGTGTTGGACTTTTTCTGGAACGAAGCCTGGTACCTGAAGACCATTGATATTTGCCATGATCATTTCGGATGGTATCTGGgatggggtgattgtgtctggctGCCTTACCTCTACACGTTGCAG GGTTTATATTTAGTCTACAACCCTGTACAGCTCTCCCCAGCTAATGCGGTGGGTGTCCTGTTCCTTGGCCTGCTGGGTTATTACATCTTCAGAATGACCAACCACCAGAAAGATCTATTCCGCCGCACCAACGGGCACTGCAAGATCTGGGGCAGGAAGCCGGAATACATCGAGTGCTCCTACACCTCTGCAGACGGGCAGAGGCACTACAGCAAGCTGCTGATCTCCGGCTTCTGGGGCCTGGCCCGTCACTTTAATTACACCGGAGACTTGCTCTGCTCCCTGTCCTACTGCCTGACCTGCGGCTTTGAACACATCCTGCCCTATTTCTACATTACCTACATGAGCATTCTGCTGATCCACCGCTGTGTCAGGGATGAGCACCGCTGCTCCGGCAAGTACGGGAAAGACTGGAAGCGCTACACCACGGCAGTGCCGTACAGACTGCTGCCTGGCGTCTTCTAA
- the DHCR7 gene encoding 7-dehydrocholesterol reductase isoform X2, translating into MTDDPKSSGPRKSHKNNSDGEKTDQGQWGRAWEVDCFSLASVIFLLQFAPLIVYYFVMSCDQHQCALTGPVTELYTGTLHLSDIWNRIQPLTWRAVNIYTVWVAWQVFLYMAVPDLCHKFLPGYAGGIQEGARTPAGVINQYEINGLQAWIITHLLWFANAYYFHWFSPTIVFDNWIPLFWCANILGYAVSTFAMIKAYIFPTDARDCKFTGNFFYDFMMGIEFNPRIGKWFDFKLFFNGRPGIVAWTIINLSYAAKQQELYGQVTNSMILINVLQGLYLVYNPVQLSPANAVGVLFLGLLGYYIFRMTNHQKDLFRRTNGHCKIWGRKPEYIECSYTSADGQRHYSKLLISGFWGLARHFNYTGDLLCSLSYCLTCGFEHILPYFYITYMSILLIHRCVRDEHRCSGKYGKDWKRYTTAVPYRLLPGVF; encoded by the exons ATGACTGACGATCCAAAATCAAGTGGACCCAGAAAAAGTCATAAAAATAATTCAGATGGTGAAAAAACTGATCAAGGGCAGTGGGGAAGAGCCTG GGAAGTGGACTGCTTTTCTTTGGCAAGTGTCATCTTCCTGCTTCAGTTTGCACCCCTGATTGTATACTACTTTGTCATGTCGTGCGATCAGCATCAGTGTGCGCTGACTGGACCTGTCACCGAGCTCTACACGGGGACCTTGCACCTCTCTGACATCTGGAACAGGATTCAGCCGCTCACCTGGAGAGCTGTAAACATCTATACTGTTTGGGTCGCTTGGCAG GTCTTTCTGTACATGGCTGTCCCTGATCTTTGCCACAAATTCCTCCCAGGATATGCCGGAGGAATCCAGGAAGGAGCTCGTACCCCTGCTG GTGTAATAAACCAGTATGAAATCAATGGACTTCAAGCCTGGATAATCACTCATCTCCTCTGGTTTGCCAATGCTTACTATTTCCACTGGTTCTCTCCGACTATCGTCTTTGACAACTGGATACCGCTCTTCTGGTGTGCGAACATTCTGGGCTACGCGGTTTCCACTTTTGCTATGATAAAAGCTTACATTTTCCCCACTGATGCAAGAGACTG caaaTTCACAGGTAATTTCTTCTATGACTTTATGATGGGGATTGAATTTAACCCTCGAATTGGAAAGTGGTTTGATTTCAAGTTATTTTTCAATGGCCGTCCTGGTATCGTAGCCTGGACTATAATTAATCTGTCGTATGCTGCCAAACAGCAGGAGCTGTATGGCCAGGTCACCAACTCCATGATCCTCATCAACGTCCTGCAG GGTTTATATTTAGTCTACAACCCTGTACAGCTCTCCCCAGCTAATGCGGTGGGTGTCCTGTTCCTTGGCCTGCTGGGTTATTACATCTTCAGAATGACCAACCACCAGAAAGATCTATTCCGCCGCACCAACGGGCACTGCAAGATCTGGGGCAGGAAGCCGGAATACATCGAGTGCTCCTACACCTCTGCAGACGGGCAGAGGCACTACAGCAAGCTGCTGATCTCCGGCTTCTGGGGCCTGGCCCGTCACTTTAATTACACCGGAGACTTGCTCTGCTCCCTGTCCTACTGCCTGACCTGCGGCTTTGAACACATCCTGCCCTATTTCTACATTACCTACATGAGCATTCTGCTGATCCACCGCTGTGTCAGGGATGAGCACCGCTGCTCCGGCAAGTACGGGAAAGACTGGAAGCGCTACACCACGGCAGTGCCGTACAGACTGCTGCCTGGCGTCTTCTAA